The window TTTATCTATTTCACTACCTTAATTTTATCTTTTTCTTGGCGTTTGCTTCTTCTTCTATTTTCATTGTCCTTTTTGTCCGCGAATCTTTTATCGTTGACAAGGAATATACTACCAAATCTAGAAAGTTTTGTCAACGCTTTTTTTTATTTTTTTTGTGTTTTTTTCACCCATCTTCTCAAAGCATTGATTTTACTGACTTCATATCTTGTAAAAAAATGACTTTTTTTCTCTTTTCTGCTGCTTTTTCAATTCCTTATTTTATCAGGCTTTCTTTATTTTATTTTTTATTTATTTTCTATCTGCTATTTTTTAATCAAAAAATTACCTTTTTTCTATCTTTCCTGTTATAACTGTCAAAATTCTAGTTTTTTTGATTTATCCCTTATGAATACAGCTCCGATGAGACCCTCTCTGTGCTGACACTAGATGTTCCGGCACTGATTTCACTTTTTTATTTTTATTCCTTTTATATTATCAGAGTATATATCTGTATAGTTTTTTTCACCATCTTTTTTTACTTTCAAACTTCCGTCATAATTTATTCTTTTCACTTCATACTGTTCTTTGTTACTATTTTCAACTATCTGATTATTCAGAGAATGCTTTTCATTTAAAAAATCTATTACACTTTCCCATTCTCCCTGTATTTTCTCAAGACCCTCTTTTGTATTTTCCACTGTTTTCACTATTATATCTTTTATATCATATTCTTTCCCTGTTATCAGTTTCAAAGAAAGTGCCGTTTCTCCATATATTCCAAAATCTGTGTTATTTACATTTATTCCTATTCCAATTACCAGATAGTCTTCACATT is drawn from Sebaldella sp. S0638 and contains these coding sequences:
- a CDS encoding biotin--[acetyl-CoA-carboxylase] ligase, with amino-acid sequence MRIEHLELTDSTSEFLKRKKDKEDYYIVYADNQTSGRGRRGSTWISDKGAALFSFLVKDNNYGEKAALITGYAVYKVLDEVLKSDNLKFKWPNDIHYNGKKMSGILIEKCEDYLVIGIGINVNNTDFGIYGETALSLKLITGKEYDIKDIIVKTVENTKEGLEKIQGEWESVIDFLNEKHSLNNQIVENSNKEQYEVKRINYDGSLKVKKDGEKNYTDIYSDNIKGIKIKK